GAGGTATCGCTCGCCGAATGAATCCGCTCGATGCAGGAAGACCTCGACCGAGACCGCGAATGTCCTCGCAACGAACGCGATGCCGCCGAGGAATCGGCGATAGCCTTCCAACGTTCCGCCGGACTGGTTGTCGTGCATGGCAATGCCCTCCGTTACGGTCGCTGCCTGAATGAAGTCCTGATCCAGTTTCGTCCGCTCGCTTTGAAACGTCGGCCATGCTGAAAAACGATGGCATCGACCATCCAACCGTGAGCAGGGCCGCCCGTGCGCAACGTGGTCCACTCGCGCGGCTGAATCTCGTACTCAAATGTTTCGCTGAATCCGGCCGACGTGGAACCGCCGCCGTCCAGCCAGTCCAGCCCGACGGCCGCCGCCCATCGATGATCTTTGTCGTAGGAACTGTTGCCGCTGGCGAGAAACTGCCGCGAGCGGCCGATGAGATTGGCCGACCAGCTATTTGTGACGGCATCGCCGTTTGCCAGGAGCACTTTGGTGTTCAAGTTTCCGAACAGCGAGTCCGCTTCGTTTTGAGCCTTCGCAGCGCCGCCCAGCGCGGCGTAGATGTTGCTCACATTCTGGGAAAGCAGACACAAGGCGACATTCGCGCTGCGACACGTCGATGCGAACATCGCATCGTGGCCCATCAGAAAATATTGACACTCGTCGATCCAGATGAACGCCGGCGTCGGATGAGAAGAGAACGTTCGGCGCTTGAGGCTCTTCTGGAAGCAGTACTTGACGACACCCTGTCCGTAGAGACCGACGGCGCCGTACTCAAAAATCGGCAGATCCACGACAATGATCTTTCCATGATCCAGGAATTCCGGAGTGAAGTTTGTTTCCGTGCAGAACAGGCGTCGCAGAATTCCGCGATTCAGGAGATCGACCATCGACATCAGGACGGATTCGATGATGCTTCTCGTTTTTGGCGCGAGCCGCGGAAAGCGCTGGAGAAAAAAGTCGCAGTCCGTCAGGAAATCCCGTTCCTCGTCGGCTGACTTCTCGCGTCGCGCCGCTTCCGTGAAGCACTCGTAGCAGAATGAAGTTTCCTGCCACTGCCGGGAACATTTCTCAGCTTCATTTGACGGGGCCGAAACGATCAACTGATACAGATCGGGCACGCTGACGCGACCCT
This window of the Phycisphaerae bacterium genome carries:
- a CDS encoding TraM recognition domain-containing protein, which translates into the protein MMFGRFLRPSLFRRKTQDTNGLSTELLRWSRNDSWTVRDAVEGTLILGATGAGKTTGPGRAMALAMLKAGFSGLVMTAKSDEAALWESYARAAGRLDDLILVNPSQPWKFNFLQYECERKGVGAGLVHNVENLLCTVAELGDRGQSQSGGMEGDRYWRDAMKELARAAIHVLMLAKGRVSVPDLYQLIVSAPSNEAEKCSRQWQETSFCYECFTEAARREKSADEERDFLTDCDFFLQRFPRLAPKTRSIIESVLMSMVDLLNRGILRRLFCTETNFTPEFLDHGKIIVVDLPIFEYGAVGLYGQGVVKYCFQKSLKRRTFSSHPTPAFIWIDECQYFLMGHDAMFASTCRSANVALCLLSQNVSNIYAALGGAAKAQNEADSLFGNLNTKVLLANGDAVTNSWSANLIGRSRQFLASGNSSYDKDHRWAAAVGLDWLDGGGSTSAGFSETFEYEIQPREWTTLRTGGPAHGWMVDAIVFQHGRRFKASGRNWIRTSFRQRP